The genomic DNA CCCGCCCACCAGCACGCTCCACAAGCTGCGGTTCATGGCCTTGGCCATCAGCAGGGTGAGCAGGGTACCGGCGGCCCCCACCACTGTACCGGCCACGATGAGGGCAGCATTGCCGATGGCAAAGCCTTCAAAGCCCACCGCCAGCCCGGTAAAGGCGTTGTAGAGCGAGATCACCACCGGCATATCACCCCCGCCAATCGGCAGGGTCATGAGCACCCCAAAACCCAACGCCAGCAGGAAGAACACCAGAATCAAGGGCCCCGACTGGGTGAGGAGCACCATTATGGCCAGCACCAAAGCCCCCACCCCCACCGCCGCATTGACCAGCTTCTGGGCAGGGAACTGGATAGGCCGGCTCGACATCAGGCCCTGGAGTTTGGCAAAGGCGATTAGGCTGCCGGTAAAGGAAATCGAGCCGATCAAAGCCCCCAGGATGGCCAGGAGCTTGAGCCCCTGGGCCTCACCGAACTCCCCCCGCAAAAGCTCAACCGCCGCGATGGCCCCTGCAGCACCCCCCCCCATGCCGTTGTAGATGGCCACCATCTGGGGCATATCGGTCATCTGTACCCGCTTGGCGGCAATCCAGGCCACCACCGTACCGAGGATGACCGCCAGAATCATCAGACCCTGGTTGTGCAGGCCGGGGACAAAAAAGGTAACCAGGGTAGCCGCGACCATCGCCACCCCAGCCCAGATCACCCCACTGCGGGCCGTATTGGGCGAGGACATGCGCTTCAGGCCCAGGATGAAAAGGAAGGCCGTAACAAAGTAAATAAGCTCGACGAAGTTTTCCATAACTGCGGATCGCAAAAGCAGATAGCCAAGTAGCCCTGGGGCTACCGGCGGTCTGTCTTAAGCTACTGACCCCCCTTCGGCTTCCGCTCGAACATTTCCAGCATCCGCTCGGTTACGGCATAGCCCCCAGCAGCATTGGCCGCGCCCAGAATCACCCCAAAAAAGCCAATGGCCTGTTCTAAGGGTGTTTCGGCGTGGCCCAGCACCACCATAGCCCCCACCACCACAATGCCGTGGATGAAGTTGGAACCCGACATCAGGGGGGTGTGCAAAATAACCGGCACCCGGCTAATCACTTCGTATCCGGTAAAAGCCGCCAACAAAAAGATATACAGCGCAGCCCAGGTTGAGTCCATCACGCACCTCCTACCAGCGCCCGGGTGGGCGCATGGGTGATCTCGCCTTGGTGGGTCAGAAGAGCCCCTGCCAGAATTTCGTCGCCCCAGTCGGGCGCAAGCTGCCCATCTTTGATAAGCAGCTTGGATAGGTTGTAGAGGTTTTTGGCGTACATCTCGCTGGCGTGCACCGAAAGCGCACTGGGCAGGTTCAAAGGCCCCACCACCCTGACCCCGCCGACCTCGAGGGTCTGTCCAGGCTGGGTTAGCTCGCAGTTGCCACCAGACTCAGCAGCCAGGTCTACAATCACCGCGCCAGGGCTCATGCGCTCCACCATGTCTTTGGTAATGAGGATGGGCGCTTTGCGGCCCGGAATCTGGGCGGTGGTGATCACCGCATCCATGCTGCCCACTTCTTTGGCCAGGGCCTCGTGCTGAATTTTCTTTTCTTCTTCGGTTAGCTCGCGGGCATAGCCCCCTTCGCCCTCGGCGCTGATGGGCAGCTCAATCACCTTGGCCCCCAGCGAAAGGGCCTGCTCGGCAGCGGCTTTGCGCACATCGTAGGCCCAGACGTTAGCCCCCAGGCGGCGCGCAGTGGCGATGGCCTGCAAGCCCGCCACCCCCACACCCATCACCATCACCTTGGCCGGACGGATGGTACCAGCGGCCGTGGTGAGCATGGGGAAGAAGCGGCTGCTCTCGCGGGCCGCAATCAGGGCCGCCACGTACCCGGCCACGGTGGCCTGGGAAGACAGCACATCCATGCTCTGGGCACGGGTGATGCGGGGCACCAGCTCCATAGCCAGGGCGGAAATCTTGCCCGTAGCCATGGCCTGCACCCGCGACGGGTTGCGGTGGGGGTACATCAGGCCCGCCACAATGGTACCGGGCTCGAGCTGGGCCAGGTCAGGCTCTTCCAGGGGCTGCACGGTAAACACCACCTGTGCACCTTTGAATAGCTGGTCTCTGGTAACCACGTCAGCCCCAGCGTTGCGGTAAGCGTCGTCGCTGTAGTAGGCCTGGGCGCCTGCGCCCGTCTCGAGGCGTACCGCCCAGCCTTCCTTGATCAGACGGCCCACTATCTCTGGCGTAAGCGCCACCCGGCGTTCGCCCGGGGCGGTCTCTTTGGGAACTGCGATTAAAACCATTGAACCTCCTATAAAAAACGTGCCGCAGCGTTGGTATACCTTCTCCGCAGGGAAGTATACCAGTGTGGGAATAGAGAGCAACGTCCCGTTCCAAACAGTTGACCTTAGTTCGCCCACATCAATACAATCACTTTTGTTCAGATAAGGAGCGCTTGTGGATTTCCAGGGAAAAGTGGTGGTCGTGACCGGGGGCGCTTCGGGCATGGGGGAAGCTACGGCACGAGAGTTTGCTCGTTCAGGCGCCCACGTGGTGATTGTGGATCGCAACCAGGAGCGCGCCCCACAGATCGCCAGTGAGATCGACGCAGGGGCCCAGGTTGGGGATGTGAGCGATTCGGCTTTTTGCAACGCGGTGGTAGCAGATACCCTGGCCCGGTACGGTCGGCTCGATGTGCTGGTCAATGCAGCAGGCATCATCGTGCGGGCCAGCGGCGAGGAGACCAGCGACGAGCAGTGGCAGCGCATCATGGCCGTGAACGTGAGCGGCACCTTCTTTATGTGCCGGGCTGCCATCAAAGCCATGAAACCCCAGGGCAGCGGCGCCATCGTCAATTTTGGCTCCATCTGGGGCGAGCTGGGGGCCGCTGGGGTGGCCGCCTACTGCGCCAGCAAGGGGGCGGTGCACAACCTTACCCGCGCCCTGGCCCTCGACCATGCCAAAGACGGCATCCGCATCAACGCGGTCTGCCCCGGCGAGGTCAACACCCCTATGCTCCAGTCC from Meiothermus cerbereus DSM 11376 includes the following:
- a CDS encoding NAD(P)(+) transhydrogenase (Re/Si-specific) subunit beta, translated to MENFVELIYFVTAFLFILGLKRMSSPNTARSGVIWAGVAMVAATLVTFFVPGLHNQGLMILAVILGTVVAWIAAKRVQMTDMPQMVAIYNGMGGGAAGAIAAVELLRGEFGEAQGLKLLAILGALIGSISFTGSLIAFAKLQGLMSSRPIQFPAQKLVNAAVGVGALVLAIMVLLTQSGPLILVFFLLALGFGVLMTLPIGGGDMPVVISLYNAFTGLAVGFEGFAIGNAALIVAGTVVGAAGTLLTLLMAKAMNRSLWSVLVGGFGVEQDSGEVKGSLKPIDLEDAAVMLAYASKVIFVPGYGMAVAQAQHKLRELADVLEAKGIEVKFAIHPVAGRMPGHMNVLLAEAGVAYEKLYDLEDINPEFPQADVAVVIGANDVVNPAARRKGSPLYGMPILEVDKAKNAIVIKRGQGKGFAGVENELFYADNTRMLYGDAQNVLGQLVQSLKKL
- a CDS encoding NAD(P) transhydrogenase subunit alpha, whose amino-acid sequence is MDSTWAALYIFLLAAFTGYEVISRVPVILHTPLMSGSNFIHGIVVVGAMVVLGHAETPLEQAIGFFGVILGAANAAGGYAVTERMLEMFERKPKGGQ
- a CDS encoding Re/Si-specific NAD(P)(+) transhydrogenase subunit alpha, whose protein sequence is MVLIAVPKETAPGERRVALTPEIVGRLIKEGWAVRLETGAGAQAYYSDDAYRNAGADVVTRDQLFKGAQVVFTVQPLEEPDLAQLEPGTIVAGLMYPHRNPSRVQAMATGKISALAMELVPRITRAQSMDVLSSQATVAGYVAALIAARESSRFFPMLTTAAGTIRPAKVMVMGVGVAGLQAIATARRLGANVWAYDVRKAAAEQALSLGAKVIELPISAEGEGGYARELTEEEKKIQHEALAKEVGSMDAVITTAQIPGRKAPILITKDMVERMSPGAVIVDLAAESGGNCELTQPGQTLEVGGVRVVGPLNLPSALSVHASEMYAKNLYNLSKLLIKDGQLAPDWGDEILAGALLTHQGEITHAPTRALVGGA
- a CDS encoding SDR family NAD(P)-dependent oxidoreductase translates to MDFQGKVVVVTGGASGMGEATAREFARSGAHVVIVDRNQERAPQIASEIDAGAQVGDVSDSAFCNAVVADTLARYGRLDVLVNAAGIIVRASGEETSDEQWQRIMAVNVSGTFFMCRAAIKAMKPQGSGAIVNFGSIWGELGAAGVAAYCASKGAVHNLTRALALDHAKDGIRINAVCPGEVNTPMLQSERKEPVTPELLQRLAETVPMGRLADPREIAQVVLFLASSQASYMTGSLVLVDAGFAAR